The Scomber japonicus isolate fScoJap1 chromosome 8, fScoJap1.pri, whole genome shotgun sequence genome has a segment encoding these proteins:
- the LOC128363135 gene encoding zinc finger protein ubi-d4-like isoform X2 → MAAAVDSVVKVLGEQYYRDAMEQCHSYNARLCAERSILMPFLDSQTGVAQSNCYIWMEKRHRSAGVAPGQLYTYPARRWRKKRRSHPPEDPRLAFPSLKADLDLGLKRETLGAVDGSSLEALLKGEPLDRRSGVSDLRGPENDEATVEPPATSATTHTSSGRIRKRVLDHDDYLDDLDDEDFEDETPKRRGKSKSKGRSDKNGKKKTEAAAAAMEERDKPYACDICGKRYKNRPGLSYHYTHSHLAEEEGEDREEIEAPPTPRQPEEQKTTKKGPNGLALPNDYCDFCLGDSTLNQKTGQSEELVSCSDCGRSGHPTCLQFTPVMMAAVKTYRWQCIECKCCNVCGTSENDDQLLFCDDCDRGYHMYCLTPPMTEPPEGSWSCHLCLVLLKDKASIYQQNQSSAPE, encoded by the exons GCTGGGAGAGCAGTATTACAGAGATGCCATGGAGCAGTGTCACAGTTACAATGCTCGTCTGTGTGCTGAGCGCAGCATCCTCATGCCCTTCCTGGACTCTCAGACTGGTGTGGCTCAGTCCAACTGTTACATCTGGATGGAGAAGAGACACCGGAGCGCAG GTGTAGCTCCAGGGCAGCTGTACACCTACCCAGCCCGTCGCTGGAGGAAGAAACGGCGTTCTCATCCCCCCGAGGACCCCCGCTTGGCCTTCCCTTCTCTCAAAGCAG ATTTGGACTTGGGACTGAAGCGTGAAACTTTGGGGGCTGTGGATGGTAGCAGTTTGGAGGCCCTGCTGAAGGGGGAGCCCCTTGACAGGAGGAGCGGAGTATCAGACCTCCGCGGCCCTGAGAATGATGAAGCCACTGTGGAGCCTCCTGCAACCTCTGCGACCACTCACACATCTTCTGGGCGTATCCGCAAG AGAGTCCTGGACCACGACGACTACTTGGATGACCTTGATGACGAAGATTTTGAGGATGAGACCCCCAAGAGGCGAGGCAAGAGCAAGTCCAAG GGTCGAAGTGACAAGAATGGCAAGAAGAAGACTGAGGCTGCAGCTGCGGCGATGGAGGAGAGGGACAAACCTTACGCCTGCGACA tctgtggGAAGCGCTACAAGAACCGTCCAGGACTGAGCTACCACTATACACACTCTCACCTGGCAGAGGAGGAGGGCGAGGACCGCGAGGAGATCGAGGCACCACCCACTCCTCGCCAGCCTGAGGAGCAGAAGA CAACTAAGAAGGGTCCGAATGGACTGGCGCTGCCCAACGATTACTGCGACTTCTGTCTGGGAGACTCCACCTTAAACCAGAAGACTGGCCAATCGGAGGAGCTGGTATCCTGCTCAGACTGTGGACGCTCAG GCCACCCGACATGCCTGCAGTTCACACCCGTGATGATGGCAGCAGTGAAGACCTACCGCTGGCAGTGCATTGAGTGCAAGTGCTGCAACGTCTGCGGCACCTCAGAGAATGAT gaCCAGCTGCTGTTCTGTGACGACTGTGACCGAGGCTACCACATGTACTGTCTAACTCCCCCTATGACTGAACCCCCCGAGG gGAGCTGGAGCTGCCACCTGTGCCTGGTTCTGCTGAAGGACAAAGCCTCCATATACCAGCAGAACCAGAGCTCCGCCCCTGAGTGA
- the LOC128363135 gene encoding zinc finger protein ubi-d4-like isoform X3: MEQCHSYNARLCAERSILMPFLDSQTGVAQSNCYIWMEKRHRSAGVAPGQLYTYPARRWRKKRRSHPPEDPRLAFPSLKAADLDLGLKRETLGAVDGSSLEALLKGEPLDRRSGVSDLRGPENDEATVEPPATSATTHTSSGRIRKRVLDHDDYLDDLDDEDFEDETPKRRGKSKSKGRSDKNGKKKTEAAAAAMEERDKPYACDICGKRYKNRPGLSYHYTHSHLAEEEGEDREEIEAPPTPRQPEEQKTTKKGPNGLALPNDYCDFCLGDSTLNQKTGQSEELVSCSDCGRSGHPTCLQFTPVMMAAVKTYRWQCIECKCCNVCGTSENDDQLLFCDDCDRGYHMYCLTPPMTEPPEGSWSCHLCLVLLKDKASIYQQNQSSAPE, translated from the exons ATGGAGCAGTGTCACAGTTACAATGCTCGTCTGTGTGCTGAGCGCAGCATCCTCATGCCCTTCCTGGACTCTCAGACTGGTGTGGCTCAGTCCAACTGTTACATCTGGATGGAGAAGAGACACCGGAGCGCAG GTGTAGCTCCAGGGCAGCTGTACACCTACCCAGCCCGTCGCTGGAGGAAGAAACGGCGTTCTCATCCCCCCGAGGACCCCCGCTTGGCCTTCCCTTCTCTCAAAGCAG CAGATTTGGACTTGGGACTGAAGCGTGAAACTTTGGGGGCTGTGGATGGTAGCAGTTTGGAGGCCCTGCTGAAGGGGGAGCCCCTTGACAGGAGGAGCGGAGTATCAGACCTCCGCGGCCCTGAGAATGATGAAGCCACTGTGGAGCCTCCTGCAACCTCTGCGACCACTCACACATCTTCTGGGCGTATCCGCAAG AGAGTCCTGGACCACGACGACTACTTGGATGACCTTGATGACGAAGATTTTGAGGATGAGACCCCCAAGAGGCGAGGCAAGAGCAAGTCCAAG GGTCGAAGTGACAAGAATGGCAAGAAGAAGACTGAGGCTGCAGCTGCGGCGATGGAGGAGAGGGACAAACCTTACGCCTGCGACA tctgtggGAAGCGCTACAAGAACCGTCCAGGACTGAGCTACCACTATACACACTCTCACCTGGCAGAGGAGGAGGGCGAGGACCGCGAGGAGATCGAGGCACCACCCACTCCTCGCCAGCCTGAGGAGCAGAAGA CAACTAAGAAGGGTCCGAATGGACTGGCGCTGCCCAACGATTACTGCGACTTCTGTCTGGGAGACTCCACCTTAAACCAGAAGACTGGCCAATCGGAGGAGCTGGTATCCTGCTCAGACTGTGGACGCTCAG GCCACCCGACATGCCTGCAGTTCACACCCGTGATGATGGCAGCAGTGAAGACCTACCGCTGGCAGTGCATTGAGTGCAAGTGCTGCAACGTCTGCGGCACCTCAGAGAATGAT gaCCAGCTGCTGTTCTGTGACGACTGTGACCGAGGCTACCACATGTACTGTCTAACTCCCCCTATGACTGAACCCCCCGAGG gGAGCTGGAGCTGCCACCTGTGCCTGGTTCTGCTGAAGGACAAAGCCTCCATATACCAGCAGAACCAGAGCTCCGCCCCTGAGTGA
- the LOC128362960 gene encoding sodium/potassium/calcium exchanger 3-like: MKAPRRPRQTLLLPRLCICGVGLVAAAWIFHFNDVTGSHGPTVNGGISLSKRELIQQKDDNDTTPRTAISEFPEDIFTPEQRRQGAVLLHVLCAIYMFHALAIVCDVYFVPSLEKVSENLQLSQDVAGATFMAAGSSAPELFTSLIGVFITKGDVGVGTIVGSAVFNILVIIGLCGIFSGQPISLNWWPLFRDAFFYILSILVLIMVIYDEKVLWWETIILMSMYGIYIIIMKFNRSLCSLVERHCSRAGQPCLSSLRRTTAVGSIGDCDNDMVPLKPDSCVVAGQDSGVVMVDELLNLHPHQLSFSEASLRLLITPHFPPYTRLRMAGRMIINERQRLIRARVSHEEGGPSGEDGVSGSGTWMRENGAVAECDRPSLQGERERTKEAGRETGGGAQPKEEDEEDEEEQEEGEENSPFKPFIIPDGWCVRVKWLLSWPVSVLLHCTVPDCNLPRWERWYLLTFLASTLWIALFSYLMVWMVTIISYTLGIPDVIMGITFLAAGTSVPDCMASLIVARQGLGDMAVSNSIGSNIFDVLLGLGFPWALRTLIVSYGSVVTINSKGLVYSVILLLASVILTVLCVHLNHWKLDRRLGLCLMLLYAIFLLCSIGFERL, from the exons ATGAAGGCGCCGAGGAGACCGAGGCAGACGCTGCTCCTCCCCCGGCTCTGCATCTGCGGGGTCGGTCTGGTCGCAGCCGCCTGGATCTTTCACTTCAATGATGTTACAG GCTCACATGGACCCACTGTGAATGGGGGCATCTCCTTATCCAAGAGAGAGCTCATCCAGCAGAAAGATGACAACGACACTACACCTAGAACTG CTATCAGTGAGTTTCCTGAAGACATTTTCACTCCGGAGCAGAGGAGACAGGGAGCGGTACTCCTTCACGTTCTCTGC GCTATCTACATGTTTCACGCGCTGGCCATTGTGTGCGACGTTTATTTTGTGCCATCACTGGAAAAAGTATCAGAG AACCTTCAACTCAGCCAGGATGTTGCCGGGGCAACCTTCATGGCAGCTGGAAGCTCGGCCCCCGAGCTCTTCACCTCTTTGATTG gGGTGTTTATCACAAAAGGAGACGTGGGTGTGGGAACTATCGTGGGATCGGCTGTCTTTAACATCCTGGTCATCATCGGCCTCTGTGGCATCTTCTCTGGACAG CCGATCTCTCTGAACTGGTGGCCTCTGTTTCGTGATGCTTTCTTTTACATCCTGTCCATCCTGGTGCTTATTATG GTGATCTATGATGAAAAAGTCCTGTG GTGGGAGACCATAATCCTGATGTCTATGTACGGAATCTACATAATCATCATGAA GTTCAACAGATCTCTGTGCAGCCTGGTGGAGAGACACTGCAGCAGAGCAGGTCAGCCATGTCTGAGCAGCCTGCGGCGGACGACTGCTGTCGGAAGCATCGGAGATTGTGACAATGACATGGTGCCGCTGAAGCCAG ACTCGTGTGTGGTGGCCGGTCAGGACTCAGGGGTGGTGATGGTGGATGAGCTGCTGAACCTGCACCCCCATCAGCTCTCCTTCTCAGAGGCAAGCCTCCGCCTTCTCATCACCCCGCATTTCCCCCCCTACACCCGCTTGCGCATGGCAGGACGCATGATAATCAACGAG AGGCAGAGGCTGATCCGGGCTCGGGTCAGCCACGAAGAGGGGGGACCCTCAGGGGAGGATGGTGTGAGTGGTAGTGGGACGTGGATGAGGGAGAACGGGGCGGTGGCCGAGTGCGACAGGCCGTCgctgcagggagagagagagaggactaaAGAGGCAGGGCGAGAGACAGGAGGGGGAGCACAGCCtaaagaggaggacgaggaggatgaggaagagcaagaggaaggggaagagaaCAGTCCTTTCAAACCTTTCATCATACCAG ATGgttggtgtgtgcgtgtgaagtGGCTGCTCTCCTGGCCGGTGAGCGTCCTGCTTCACTGCACCGTGCCCGACTGTAACCTGCCTCGCTGGGAGCGCTGGTACCTGCTCACCTTCCTGGCCTCCACTCTCTGGATAGCCCTCTTCTCCTACCTCATGGTCTGGATG GTGACCATAATCAGCTACACACTTGGAATCCCGGATGTCATCATGGGCATCACCTTCCTGGCAGCCGGCACCAGTGTCCCTGACTGCATGGCCAGCCTCATCGTCGCCcggcaag GTTTGGGTGACATGGCCGTGTCCAACTCCATTGGCAGTAATATATTTGATGTGCTGCTGGGTCTGGGCTTCCCCTGGGCACTGAGGACTCTCATTGTCAGCTATGGATCAGTG gTGACAATCAACAGTAAAGGTCTGGTGTACTCAGTGATTCTGCTGTTGGCCTCAGTCATACTGACT gtCCTGTGTGTCCACCTGAACCACTGGAAGTTGGACCGCAGGTTGGGACTCTGTCTCATGCTGCTCTACgccatcttcctcctctgctccatTGGCTTCGAGAGACTGTAG
- the LOC128363135 gene encoding zinc finger protein ubi-d4-like isoform X1 yields the protein MAAAVDSVVKVLGEQYYRDAMEQCHSYNARLCAERSILMPFLDSQTGVAQSNCYIWMEKRHRSAGVAPGQLYTYPARRWRKKRRSHPPEDPRLAFPSLKAADLDLGLKRETLGAVDGSSLEALLKGEPLDRRSGVSDLRGPENDEATVEPPATSATTHTSSGRIRKRVLDHDDYLDDLDDEDFEDETPKRRGKSKSKGRSDKNGKKKTEAAAAAMEERDKPYACDICGKRYKNRPGLSYHYTHSHLAEEEGEDREEIEAPPTPRQPEEQKTTKKGPNGLALPNDYCDFCLGDSTLNQKTGQSEELVSCSDCGRSGHPTCLQFTPVMMAAVKTYRWQCIECKCCNVCGTSENDDQLLFCDDCDRGYHMYCLTPPMTEPPEGSWSCHLCLVLLKDKASIYQQNQSSAPE from the exons GCTGGGAGAGCAGTATTACAGAGATGCCATGGAGCAGTGTCACAGTTACAATGCTCGTCTGTGTGCTGAGCGCAGCATCCTCATGCCCTTCCTGGACTCTCAGACTGGTGTGGCTCAGTCCAACTGTTACATCTGGATGGAGAAGAGACACCGGAGCGCAG GTGTAGCTCCAGGGCAGCTGTACACCTACCCAGCCCGTCGCTGGAGGAAGAAACGGCGTTCTCATCCCCCCGAGGACCCCCGCTTGGCCTTCCCTTCTCTCAAAGCAG CAGATTTGGACTTGGGACTGAAGCGTGAAACTTTGGGGGCTGTGGATGGTAGCAGTTTGGAGGCCCTGCTGAAGGGGGAGCCCCTTGACAGGAGGAGCGGAGTATCAGACCTCCGCGGCCCTGAGAATGATGAAGCCACTGTGGAGCCTCCTGCAACCTCTGCGACCACTCACACATCTTCTGGGCGTATCCGCAAG AGAGTCCTGGACCACGACGACTACTTGGATGACCTTGATGACGAAGATTTTGAGGATGAGACCCCCAAGAGGCGAGGCAAGAGCAAGTCCAAG GGTCGAAGTGACAAGAATGGCAAGAAGAAGACTGAGGCTGCAGCTGCGGCGATGGAGGAGAGGGACAAACCTTACGCCTGCGACA tctgtggGAAGCGCTACAAGAACCGTCCAGGACTGAGCTACCACTATACACACTCTCACCTGGCAGAGGAGGAGGGCGAGGACCGCGAGGAGATCGAGGCACCACCCACTCCTCGCCAGCCTGAGGAGCAGAAGA CAACTAAGAAGGGTCCGAATGGACTGGCGCTGCCCAACGATTACTGCGACTTCTGTCTGGGAGACTCCACCTTAAACCAGAAGACTGGCCAATCGGAGGAGCTGGTATCCTGCTCAGACTGTGGACGCTCAG GCCACCCGACATGCCTGCAGTTCACACCCGTGATGATGGCAGCAGTGAAGACCTACCGCTGGCAGTGCATTGAGTGCAAGTGCTGCAACGTCTGCGGCACCTCAGAGAATGAT gaCCAGCTGCTGTTCTGTGACGACTGTGACCGAGGCTACCACATGTACTGTCTAACTCCCCCTATGACTGAACCCCCCGAGG gGAGCTGGAGCTGCCACCTGTGCCTGGTTCTGCTGAAGGACAAAGCCTCCATATACCAGCAGAACCAGAGCTCCGCCCCTGAGTGA
- the LOC128363135 gene encoding zinc finger protein ubi-d4-like isoform X5 encodes MAAAVDSVVKVLGEQYYRDAMEQCHSYNARLCAERSILMPFLDSQTGVAQSNCYIWMEKRHRSAGVAPGQLYTYPARRWRKKRRSHPPEDPRLAFPSLKADLDLGLKRETLGAVDGSSLEALLKGEPLDRRSGVSDLRGPENDEATVEPPATSATTHTSSGRIRKRVLDHDDYLDDLDDEDFEDETPKRRGKSKSKGRSDKNGKKKTEAAAAAMEERDKPYACDSDRYDHNTFVSPCVCVSVCGKRYKNRPGLSYHYTHSHLAEEEGEDREEIEAPPTPRQPEEQKTTKKGPNGLALPNDYCDFCLGDSTLNQKTGQSEELVSCSDCGRSGHPTCLQFTPVMMAAVKTYRWQCIECKCCNVCGTSENDDQLLFCDDCDRGYHMYCLTPPMTEPPEGSWSCHLCLVLLKDKASIYQQNQSSAPE; translated from the exons GCTGGGAGAGCAGTATTACAGAGATGCCATGGAGCAGTGTCACAGTTACAATGCTCGTCTGTGTGCTGAGCGCAGCATCCTCATGCCCTTCCTGGACTCTCAGACTGGTGTGGCTCAGTCCAACTGTTACATCTGGATGGAGAAGAGACACCGGAGCGCAG GTGTAGCTCCAGGGCAGCTGTACACCTACCCAGCCCGTCGCTGGAGGAAGAAACGGCGTTCTCATCCCCCCGAGGACCCCCGCTTGGCCTTCCCTTCTCTCAAAGCAG ATTTGGACTTGGGACTGAAGCGTGAAACTTTGGGGGCTGTGGATGGTAGCAGTTTGGAGGCCCTGCTGAAGGGGGAGCCCCTTGACAGGAGGAGCGGAGTATCAGACCTCCGCGGCCCTGAGAATGATGAAGCCACTGTGGAGCCTCCTGCAACCTCTGCGACCACTCACACATCTTCTGGGCGTATCCGCAAG AGAGTCCTGGACCACGACGACTACTTGGATGACCTTGATGACGAAGATTTTGAGGATGAGACCCCCAAGAGGCGAGGCAAGAGCAAGTCCAAG GGTCGAAGTGACAAGAATGGCAAGAAGAAGACTGAGGCTGCAGCTGCGGCGATGGAGGAGAGGGACAAACCTTACGCCTGCGACAGTGA CCGCTATGACCATAACACTTTTGTatcaccatgtgtgtgtgtgtcagtctgtggGAAGCGCTACAAGAACCGTCCAGGACTGAGCTACCACTATACACACTCTCACCTGGCAGAGGAGGAGGGCGAGGACCGCGAGGAGATCGAGGCACCACCCACTCCTCGCCAGCCTGAGGAGCAGAAGA CAACTAAGAAGGGTCCGAATGGACTGGCGCTGCCCAACGATTACTGCGACTTCTGTCTGGGAGACTCCACCTTAAACCAGAAGACTGGCCAATCGGAGGAGCTGGTATCCTGCTCAGACTGTGGACGCTCAG GCCACCCGACATGCCTGCAGTTCACACCCGTGATGATGGCAGCAGTGAAGACCTACCGCTGGCAGTGCATTGAGTGCAAGTGCTGCAACGTCTGCGGCACCTCAGAGAATGAT gaCCAGCTGCTGTTCTGTGACGACTGTGACCGAGGCTACCACATGTACTGTCTAACTCCCCCTATGACTGAACCCCCCGAGG gGAGCTGGAGCTGCCACCTGTGCCTGGTTCTGCTGAAGGACAAAGCCTCCATATACCAGCAGAACCAGAGCTCCGCCCCTGAGTGA
- the LOC128363135 gene encoding zinc finger protein ubi-d4-like isoform X4, which translates to MAAAVDSVVKVLGEQYYRDAMEQCHSYNARLCAERSILMPFLDSQTGVAQSNCYIWMEKRHRSAGVAPGQLYTYPARRWRKKRRSHPPEDPRLAFPSLKAADLDLGLKRETLGAVDGSSLEALLKGEPLDRRSGVSDLRGPENDEATVEPPATSATTHTSSGRIRKRVLDHDDYLDDLDDEDFEDETPKRRGKSKSKGRSDKNGKKKTEAAAAAMEERDKPYACDTTKKGPNGLALPNDYCDFCLGDSTLNQKTGQSEELVSCSDCGRSGHPTCLQFTPVMMAAVKTYRWQCIECKCCNVCGTSENDDQLLFCDDCDRGYHMYCLTPPMTEPPEGSWSCHLCLVLLKDKASIYQQNQSSAPE; encoded by the exons GCTGGGAGAGCAGTATTACAGAGATGCCATGGAGCAGTGTCACAGTTACAATGCTCGTCTGTGTGCTGAGCGCAGCATCCTCATGCCCTTCCTGGACTCTCAGACTGGTGTGGCTCAGTCCAACTGTTACATCTGGATGGAGAAGAGACACCGGAGCGCAG GTGTAGCTCCAGGGCAGCTGTACACCTACCCAGCCCGTCGCTGGAGGAAGAAACGGCGTTCTCATCCCCCCGAGGACCCCCGCTTGGCCTTCCCTTCTCTCAAAGCAG CAGATTTGGACTTGGGACTGAAGCGTGAAACTTTGGGGGCTGTGGATGGTAGCAGTTTGGAGGCCCTGCTGAAGGGGGAGCCCCTTGACAGGAGGAGCGGAGTATCAGACCTCCGCGGCCCTGAGAATGATGAAGCCACTGTGGAGCCTCCTGCAACCTCTGCGACCACTCACACATCTTCTGGGCGTATCCGCAAG AGAGTCCTGGACCACGACGACTACTTGGATGACCTTGATGACGAAGATTTTGAGGATGAGACCCCCAAGAGGCGAGGCAAGAGCAAGTCCAAG GGTCGAAGTGACAAGAATGGCAAGAAGAAGACTGAGGCTGCAGCTGCGGCGATGGAGGAGAGGGACAAACCTTACGCCTGCGACA CAACTAAGAAGGGTCCGAATGGACTGGCGCTGCCCAACGATTACTGCGACTTCTGTCTGGGAGACTCCACCTTAAACCAGAAGACTGGCCAATCGGAGGAGCTGGTATCCTGCTCAGACTGTGGACGCTCAG GCCACCCGACATGCCTGCAGTTCACACCCGTGATGATGGCAGCAGTGAAGACCTACCGCTGGCAGTGCATTGAGTGCAAGTGCTGCAACGTCTGCGGCACCTCAGAGAATGAT gaCCAGCTGCTGTTCTGTGACGACTGTGACCGAGGCTACCACATGTACTGTCTAACTCCCCCTATGACTGAACCCCCCGAGG gGAGCTGGAGCTGCCACCTGTGCCTGGTTCTGCTGAAGGACAAAGCCTCCATATACCAGCAGAACCAGAGCTCCGCCCCTGAGTGA